One Symphalangus syndactylus isolate Jambi chromosome 20, NHGRI_mSymSyn1-v2.1_pri, whole genome shotgun sequence DNA segment encodes these proteins:
- the KCNH6 gene encoding potassium voltage-gated channel subfamily H member 6 isoform X2, producing the protein MPVRRGHVAPQNTYLDTIIRKFEGQSRKFLIANAQMENCAIIYCNDGFCELFGYSRVEVMQQPCTCDFLTGPNTPSSAVSRLAQALLGAEECKVDILYYRKDASSFRCLVDVVPVKNEDGAVIMFILNFEDLAQLLAKRSSRSLSQRLLSQSFLGSESSHGRPGGPGPGTGRGKYRTISQIPQFTLNFVEFNLEKHRSSSTTEIEIIAPHKVVERTQNVTEKVTQVLSLGADVLPEYKLQAPRIHRWTILHYSPFKAVWDWLILLLVIYTAVFTPYSAAFLLSDQDESRRGACGYTCSPLTVVDLIVDIMFIVDIIINFRTTYVNTNDEVVSHPRRIAVHYFKGWFLIDMVAAIPFDLLIFRTGSDETTTLIGLLKTARLLRLVRVARKLDRYSEYGAAVLFLLMCTFALIAHWLACIWYAIGNVERPYLEHKIGWLDSLGVQLGKCYNGSDPASGPSVQDKYVTALYFTFSSLTSVGFGNVSPNTNSEKVFSICIMLIGSLMYASIFGNVSAIIQRLYSGTARYHTQMLRVKEFIRFHQIPNPLRQRLEEYFQHAWSYTNGIDMNAVLKGFPECLQADICLHLHRALLQHCPAFSGASKGCLRALAVKFKTTHAPPGDTLVHLGDVLSTLYFISRGSIEILRDDVVVAILGKNDIFGEPVSLHAQPGKSSADVRALTYCDLHKIQRADLLEVLDMYPAFADSFWSKLEVTFNLRDAAGGLHSSPRQAPGSQDHQGFFLSDNQSDAAPPLSISDASGLWPELLQQMPPRRSPQSPQGDPDCWPLKLGSRLEQLQAQMNRLESRVSSDLSRILQLLQQPMSQGHASYILEAPASNDLALFPIASETTSPGPRLPQGFLPPAQTPSYGDLDDCSPKHRNSSPRMPHLAVATDKTLAPSSEQEQLEGLWSPLASPLHPPEVQGLICGPRFSSLPEHLGSVPKQLDFQRHGSDPGFAGSWGH; encoded by the exons ATGCCGGTCCGCAGGGGCCACGTCGCTCCCCAAAACACTTACCTGGACACCATCATCCGCAAGTTCGAGGGCCaaa gtcGGAAGTTCCTGATCGCCAATGCTCAGATGGAGAACTGCGCCATCATTTACTGCAACGACGGCTTCTGCGAACTCTTCGGCTACTCCCGAGTGGAGGTGATGCAGCAACCCTGCACCTGCGACTTCCTCACAGGCCCCAACACACCGAGCAGCGCCGTGTCCCGCCTAGCGCAGGCCCTGCTGGGGGCTGAGGAGTGCAAGGTGGACATCCTCTACTACCGCAAGGATG CCTCCAGCTTCCGCTGCCTGGTAGATGTGGTGCCCGTGAAGAATGAGGACGGGGCTGTCATCATGTTCATCCTCAACTTCGAGGACCTGGCCCAGCTCCTGGCCAAGCGCAGCAGCCGCAGCTTGTCCCAGCGCCTGTTGTCCCAGAGCTTCCTGGGCTCCG AGAGCTCTCACGGCAGGCCAGGCGgaccagggccaggcacaggCAGGGGCAAGTACAGGACCATCAGCCAGATCCCGCAGTTCACACTCAACTTCGTGGAGTTCAACTTGGAGAAGCACCGCTCCAGCTCCACCACGGAGATTGAGATCATCGCGCCCCATAAGGTGGTGGAGCGGACACAGAACGTCACTGAGAAGGTCACCCAG GTCCTGTCCCTGGGCGCAGATGTGCTGCCCGAGTACAAGCTGCAGGCGCCGCGCATCCACCGCTGGACCATCCTGCACTACAGCCCCTTCAAGGCCGTGTGGGACTGGCTCATTCTGCTGCTGGTCATCTACACAGCCGTCTTTACGCCCTACTCAGCCGCCTTCCTGCTCAGCGACCAGGACGAATCACGGCGTGGGGCCTGCGGCTATACCTGCAGTCCCCTCACCGTGGTGGATCTCATCGTGGACATCATGTTCATTGTGGACATCATCATCAACTTCCGCACCACCTATGTCAACACCAATGATGAGGTGGTCAGCCACCCCCGCCGCATCGCCGTCCACTACTTCAAGGGCTGGTTCCTCATTGACATGGTGGCCGCCATCCCTTTTGATCTCCTGATCTTCCGCACCGGCTCCGATGAG ACCACAACCCTGATTGGGCTATTGAAGACAGCGCGGCTGCTGCGGCTGGTGCGCGTAGCACGGAAGCTGGACCGCTACTCTGAGTACGGGGCGGCTGTGCTCTTCTTGCTCATGTGCACCTTCGCGCTCATAGCGCACTGGCTGGCCTGCATCTGGTACGCCATCGGTAATGTGGAGCGGCCCTACCTGGAACACAAGATCGGCTGGCTGGACAGCCTGGGCGTGCAGCTTGGCAAGTGCTACAACGGCAGCGACCCAGCCTCCGGCCCCTCAGTGCAGGACAAGTATGTCACAGCCCTCTACTTCACCTTCAGCAGCCTCACCAGCGTGGGCTTCGGCAATGTCTCGCCCAACACCAACTCCGAGAAGGTCTTCTCCATCTGCATCATGCTCATCGGCT ccctgaTGTACGCCAGCATCTTCGGGAATGTGTCTGCGATCATCCAGCGCCTGTACTCGGGCACCGCACGCTACCACACGCAAATGCTGCGTGTCAAGGAGTTCATCCGCTTCCACCAGATCCCCAACCCGCTGCGCCAGCGCCTGGAGGAGTACTTCCAGCACGCCTGGTCCTACACCAATGGCATTGACATGAACGCG GTGCTGAAGGGCTTCCCCGAGTGCCTGCAGGCTGACATCTGCCTGCACTTGCACCGCGCGCTGCTGCAGCACTGCCCAGCTTTCAGCGGCGCCAGCAAGGGCTGCCTGCGCGCGCTAGCCGTCAAGTTCAAGACCACGCACGCGCCGCCTGGGGACACGCTGGTGCACCTCGGCGACGTGCTCTCCACGCTCTACTTCATCTCCCGAGGCTCCATCGAGATCCTACGCGACGACGTGGTCGTGGCCATCCTAG GGAAGAATGACATCTTTGGGGAACCCGtcagcctccatgcccagccaggCAAGTCCAGTGCAGATGTGCGGGCTCTGACCTACTGCGACCTGCACAAGATCCAGCGGGCAGACCTGCTGGAGGTGCTGGACATGTATCCGGCCTTTGCGGACAGCTTCTGGAGTAAGCTGGAGGTCACCTTCAACCTTCGGGAT GCAGCCGGGGGTCTCCACTCATCCCCCCGACAGGCTCCTGGCAGCCAAGACCACCAAGGTTTCTTTCTCAGTGACAACCAGTCAG ATGCAGCCCCTCCCCTGAGCATCTCAGATGCATCTGGCCTTTGGCCTGAGCTACTGCAGCAAATGCCCCCAAGGCGCAGCCCCCAAAGCCCTCAGGGAGACCCAGATTGCTGGCCTCTGAAGCTGGGCTCCAGGCTAGAGCAGCTCCAGGCCCAGATGAACAG GCTGGAGTCCCGCGTGTCCTCAGACCTCAGCCGCATCTTGCAGCTCCTCCAGCAGCCCATGTCCCAGGGCCACGCCAGCTACATTCTGGAAGCCCCTGCCTCCAATGACCTGGCCTTGTTTCCTATAGCCTCGGAGACGACGAGTCCAGGGCCCAGGCTGCCCCAGGGCTTTCTGCCTCCTGCACAG ACCCCAAGCTATGGAGACTTGGACGACTGTAGTCCAAAGCACAGGAACTCCTCCCCCAGGATGCCTCACCTGGCTGTGGCAACGGACAAAACTCTGGCACCATCCTCAGAACAGGAACAGCTTGAGGGACTCTGGTCACCCCTGGCCTCACCTCTACATCCCCCGGAAGTACAAGGACTCATCTGTGGTCCCcgcttctcctccctccctgaaCACCTTGGCTCTGTTCCCAAGCAGCTGGACTTCCAGAGACACGGCTCAGATCCTGGATTTGCAGGGAGTTGGGGCCACTGA
- the KCNH6 gene encoding potassium voltage-gated channel subfamily H member 6 isoform X1 has product MPVRRGHVAPQNTYLDTIIRKFEGQSRKFLIANAQMENCAIIYCNDGFCELFGYSRVEVMQQPCTCDFLTGPNTPSSAVSRLAQALLGAEECKVDILYYRKDASSFRCLVDVVPVKNEDGAVIMFILNFEDLAQLLAKRSSRSLSQRLLSQSFLGSESSHGRPGGPGPGTGRGKYRTISQIPQFTLNFVEFNLEKHRSSSTTEIEIIAPHKVVERTQNVTEKVTQVLSLGADVLPEYKLQAPRIHRWTILHYSPFKAVWDWLILLLVIYTAVFTPYSAAFLLSDQDESRRGACGYTCSPLTVVDLIVDIMFIVDIIINFRTTYVNTNDEVVSHPRRIAVHYFKGWFLIDMVAAIPFDLLIFRTGSDETTTLIGLLKTARLLRLVRVARKLDRYSEYGAAVLFLLMCTFALIAHWLACIWYAIGNVERPYLEHKIGWLDSLGVQLGKCYNGSDPASGPSVQDKYVTALYFTFSSLTSVGFGNVSPNTNSEKVFSICIMLIGSLMYASIFGNVSAIIQRLYSGTARYHTQMLRVKEFIRFHQIPNPLRQRLEEYFQHAWSYTNGIDMNAVLKGFPECLQADICLHLHRALLQHCPAFSGASKGCLRALAVKFKTTHAPPGDTLVHLGDVLSTLYFISRGSIEILRDDVVVAILGKNDIFGEPVSLHAQPGKSSADVRALTYCDLHKIQRADLLEVLDMYPAFADSFWSKLEVTFNLRDAAGGLHSSPRQAPGSQDHQGFFLSDNQSGSPHELGPQFPSKGYSLLGPGSQNSMGAGPCASGHPDAAPPLSISDASGLWPELLQQMPPRRSPQSPQGDPDCWPLKLGSRLEQLQAQMNRLESRVSSDLSRILQLLQQPMSQGHASYILEAPASNDLALFPIASETTSPGPRLPQGFLPPAQTPSYGDLDDCSPKHRNSSPRMPHLAVATDKTLAPSSEQEQLEGLWSPLASPLHPPEVQGLICGPRFSSLPEHLGSVPKQLDFQRHGSDPGFAGSWGH; this is encoded by the exons ATGCCGGTCCGCAGGGGCCACGTCGCTCCCCAAAACACTTACCTGGACACCATCATCCGCAAGTTCGAGGGCCaaa gtcGGAAGTTCCTGATCGCCAATGCTCAGATGGAGAACTGCGCCATCATTTACTGCAACGACGGCTTCTGCGAACTCTTCGGCTACTCCCGAGTGGAGGTGATGCAGCAACCCTGCACCTGCGACTTCCTCACAGGCCCCAACACACCGAGCAGCGCCGTGTCCCGCCTAGCGCAGGCCCTGCTGGGGGCTGAGGAGTGCAAGGTGGACATCCTCTACTACCGCAAGGATG CCTCCAGCTTCCGCTGCCTGGTAGATGTGGTGCCCGTGAAGAATGAGGACGGGGCTGTCATCATGTTCATCCTCAACTTCGAGGACCTGGCCCAGCTCCTGGCCAAGCGCAGCAGCCGCAGCTTGTCCCAGCGCCTGTTGTCCCAGAGCTTCCTGGGCTCCG AGAGCTCTCACGGCAGGCCAGGCGgaccagggccaggcacaggCAGGGGCAAGTACAGGACCATCAGCCAGATCCCGCAGTTCACACTCAACTTCGTGGAGTTCAACTTGGAGAAGCACCGCTCCAGCTCCACCACGGAGATTGAGATCATCGCGCCCCATAAGGTGGTGGAGCGGACACAGAACGTCACTGAGAAGGTCACCCAG GTCCTGTCCCTGGGCGCAGATGTGCTGCCCGAGTACAAGCTGCAGGCGCCGCGCATCCACCGCTGGACCATCCTGCACTACAGCCCCTTCAAGGCCGTGTGGGACTGGCTCATTCTGCTGCTGGTCATCTACACAGCCGTCTTTACGCCCTACTCAGCCGCCTTCCTGCTCAGCGACCAGGACGAATCACGGCGTGGGGCCTGCGGCTATACCTGCAGTCCCCTCACCGTGGTGGATCTCATCGTGGACATCATGTTCATTGTGGACATCATCATCAACTTCCGCACCACCTATGTCAACACCAATGATGAGGTGGTCAGCCACCCCCGCCGCATCGCCGTCCACTACTTCAAGGGCTGGTTCCTCATTGACATGGTGGCCGCCATCCCTTTTGATCTCCTGATCTTCCGCACCGGCTCCGATGAG ACCACAACCCTGATTGGGCTATTGAAGACAGCGCGGCTGCTGCGGCTGGTGCGCGTAGCACGGAAGCTGGACCGCTACTCTGAGTACGGGGCGGCTGTGCTCTTCTTGCTCATGTGCACCTTCGCGCTCATAGCGCACTGGCTGGCCTGCATCTGGTACGCCATCGGTAATGTGGAGCGGCCCTACCTGGAACACAAGATCGGCTGGCTGGACAGCCTGGGCGTGCAGCTTGGCAAGTGCTACAACGGCAGCGACCCAGCCTCCGGCCCCTCAGTGCAGGACAAGTATGTCACAGCCCTCTACTTCACCTTCAGCAGCCTCACCAGCGTGGGCTTCGGCAATGTCTCGCCCAACACCAACTCCGAGAAGGTCTTCTCCATCTGCATCATGCTCATCGGCT ccctgaTGTACGCCAGCATCTTCGGGAATGTGTCTGCGATCATCCAGCGCCTGTACTCGGGCACCGCACGCTACCACACGCAAATGCTGCGTGTCAAGGAGTTCATCCGCTTCCACCAGATCCCCAACCCGCTGCGCCAGCGCCTGGAGGAGTACTTCCAGCACGCCTGGTCCTACACCAATGGCATTGACATGAACGCG GTGCTGAAGGGCTTCCCCGAGTGCCTGCAGGCTGACATCTGCCTGCACTTGCACCGCGCGCTGCTGCAGCACTGCCCAGCTTTCAGCGGCGCCAGCAAGGGCTGCCTGCGCGCGCTAGCCGTCAAGTTCAAGACCACGCACGCGCCGCCTGGGGACACGCTGGTGCACCTCGGCGACGTGCTCTCCACGCTCTACTTCATCTCCCGAGGCTCCATCGAGATCCTACGCGACGACGTGGTCGTGGCCATCCTAG GGAAGAATGACATCTTTGGGGAACCCGtcagcctccatgcccagccaggCAAGTCCAGTGCAGATGTGCGGGCTCTGACCTACTGCGACCTGCACAAGATCCAGCGGGCAGACCTGCTGGAGGTGCTGGACATGTATCCGGCCTTTGCGGACAGCTTCTGGAGTAAGCTGGAGGTCACCTTCAACCTTCGGGAT GCAGCCGGGGGTCTCCACTCATCCCCCCGACAGGCTCCTGGCAGCCAAGACCACCAAGGTTTCTTTCTCAGTGACAACCAGTCAG GGTCTCCCCATGAGCTGGGGCCCCAGTTCCCCTCCAAGGGCTACAGCCTCCTGGGTCCTGGGAGCCAGAACTCCATGGGGGCAGGACCTTGTGCTTCAGGGCACCCAG ATGCAGCCCCTCCCCTGAGCATCTCAGATGCATCTGGCCTTTGGCCTGAGCTACTGCAGCAAATGCCCCCAAGGCGCAGCCCCCAAAGCCCTCAGGGAGACCCAGATTGCTGGCCTCTGAAGCTGGGCTCCAGGCTAGAGCAGCTCCAGGCCCAGATGAACAG GCTGGAGTCCCGCGTGTCCTCAGACCTCAGCCGCATCTTGCAGCTCCTCCAGCAGCCCATGTCCCAGGGCCACGCCAGCTACATTCTGGAAGCCCCTGCCTCCAATGACCTGGCCTTGTTTCCTATAGCCTCGGAGACGACGAGTCCAGGGCCCAGGCTGCCCCAGGGCTTTCTGCCTCCTGCACAG ACCCCAAGCTATGGAGACTTGGACGACTGTAGTCCAAAGCACAGGAACTCCTCCCCCAGGATGCCTCACCTGGCTGTGGCAACGGACAAAACTCTGGCACCATCCTCAGAACAGGAACAGCTTGAGGGACTCTGGTCACCCCTGGCCTCACCTCTACATCCCCCGGAAGTACAAGGACTCATCTGTGGTCCCcgcttctcctccctccctgaaCACCTTGGCTCTGTTCCCAAGCAGCTGGACTTCCAGAGACACGGCTCAGATCCTGGATTTGCAGGGAGTTGGGGCCACTGA
- the KCNH6 gene encoding potassium voltage-gated channel subfamily H member 6 isoform X3 encodes MPVRRGHVAPQNTYLDTIIRKFEGQSRKFLIANAQMENCAIIYCNDGFCELFGYSRVEVMQQPCTCDFLTGPNTPSSAVSRLAQALLGAEECKVDILYYRKDASSFRCLVDVVPVKNEDGAVIMFILNFEDLAQLLAKRSSRSLSQRLLSQSFLGSESSHGRPGGPGPGTGRGKYRTISQIPQFTLNFVEFNLEKHRSSSTTEIEIIAPHKVVERTQNVTEKVTQVLSLGADVLPEYKLQAPRIHRWTILHYSPFKAVWDWLILLLVIYTAVFTPYSAAFLLSDQDESRRGACGYTCSPLTVVDLIVDIMFIVDIIINFRTTYVNTNDEVVSHPRRIAVHYFKGWFLIDMVAAIPFDLLIFRTGSDETTTLIGLLKTARLLRLVRVARKLDRYSEYGAAVLFLLMCTFALIAHWLACICSLTSVGFGNVSPNTNSEKVFSICIMLIGSLMYASIFGNVSAIIQRLYSGTARYHTQMLRVKEFIRFHQIPNPLRQRLEEYFQHAWSYTNGIDMNAVLKGFPECLQADICLHLHRALLQHCPAFSGASKGCLRALAVKFKTTHAPPGDTLVHLGDVLSTLYFISRGSIEILRDDVVVAILGKNDIFGEPVSLHAQPGKSSADVRALTYCDLHKIQRADLLEVLDMYPAFADSFWSKLEVTFNLRDAAGGLHSSPRQAPGSQDHQGFFLSDNQSDAAPPLSISDASGLWPELLQQMPPRRSPQSPQGDPDCWPLKLGSRLEQLQAQMNRLESRVSSDLSRILQLLQQPMSQGHASYILEAPASNDLALFPIASETTSPGPRLPQGFLPPAQTPSYGDLDDCSPKHRNSSPRMPHLAVATDKTLAPSSEQEQLEGLWSPLASPLHPPEVQGLICGPRFSSLPEHLGSVPKQLDFQRHGSDPGFAGSWGH; translated from the exons ATGCCGGTCCGCAGGGGCCACGTCGCTCCCCAAAACACTTACCTGGACACCATCATCCGCAAGTTCGAGGGCCaaa gtcGGAAGTTCCTGATCGCCAATGCTCAGATGGAGAACTGCGCCATCATTTACTGCAACGACGGCTTCTGCGAACTCTTCGGCTACTCCCGAGTGGAGGTGATGCAGCAACCCTGCACCTGCGACTTCCTCACAGGCCCCAACACACCGAGCAGCGCCGTGTCCCGCCTAGCGCAGGCCCTGCTGGGGGCTGAGGAGTGCAAGGTGGACATCCTCTACTACCGCAAGGATG CCTCCAGCTTCCGCTGCCTGGTAGATGTGGTGCCCGTGAAGAATGAGGACGGGGCTGTCATCATGTTCATCCTCAACTTCGAGGACCTGGCCCAGCTCCTGGCCAAGCGCAGCAGCCGCAGCTTGTCCCAGCGCCTGTTGTCCCAGAGCTTCCTGGGCTCCG AGAGCTCTCACGGCAGGCCAGGCGgaccagggccaggcacaggCAGGGGCAAGTACAGGACCATCAGCCAGATCCCGCAGTTCACACTCAACTTCGTGGAGTTCAACTTGGAGAAGCACCGCTCCAGCTCCACCACGGAGATTGAGATCATCGCGCCCCATAAGGTGGTGGAGCGGACACAGAACGTCACTGAGAAGGTCACCCAG GTCCTGTCCCTGGGCGCAGATGTGCTGCCCGAGTACAAGCTGCAGGCGCCGCGCATCCACCGCTGGACCATCCTGCACTACAGCCCCTTCAAGGCCGTGTGGGACTGGCTCATTCTGCTGCTGGTCATCTACACAGCCGTCTTTACGCCCTACTCAGCCGCCTTCCTGCTCAGCGACCAGGACGAATCACGGCGTGGGGCCTGCGGCTATACCTGCAGTCCCCTCACCGTGGTGGATCTCATCGTGGACATCATGTTCATTGTGGACATCATCATCAACTTCCGCACCACCTATGTCAACACCAATGATGAGGTGGTCAGCCACCCCCGCCGCATCGCCGTCCACTACTTCAAGGGCTGGTTCCTCATTGACATGGTGGCCGCCATCCCTTTTGATCTCCTGATCTTCCGCACCGGCTCCGATGAG ACCACAACCCTGATTGGGCTATTGAAGACAGCGCGGCTGCTGCGGCTGGTGCGCGTAGCACGGAAGCTGGACCGCTACTCTGAGTACGGGGCGGCTGTGCTCTTCTTGCTCATGTGCACCTTCGCGCTCATAGCGCACTGGCTGGCCTGCATCTG CAGCCTCACCAGCGTGGGCTTCGGCAATGTCTCGCCCAACACCAACTCCGAGAAGGTCTTCTCCATCTGCATCATGCTCATCGGCT ccctgaTGTACGCCAGCATCTTCGGGAATGTGTCTGCGATCATCCAGCGCCTGTACTCGGGCACCGCACGCTACCACACGCAAATGCTGCGTGTCAAGGAGTTCATCCGCTTCCACCAGATCCCCAACCCGCTGCGCCAGCGCCTGGAGGAGTACTTCCAGCACGCCTGGTCCTACACCAATGGCATTGACATGAACGCG GTGCTGAAGGGCTTCCCCGAGTGCCTGCAGGCTGACATCTGCCTGCACTTGCACCGCGCGCTGCTGCAGCACTGCCCAGCTTTCAGCGGCGCCAGCAAGGGCTGCCTGCGCGCGCTAGCCGTCAAGTTCAAGACCACGCACGCGCCGCCTGGGGACACGCTGGTGCACCTCGGCGACGTGCTCTCCACGCTCTACTTCATCTCCCGAGGCTCCATCGAGATCCTACGCGACGACGTGGTCGTGGCCATCCTAG GGAAGAATGACATCTTTGGGGAACCCGtcagcctccatgcccagccaggCAAGTCCAGTGCAGATGTGCGGGCTCTGACCTACTGCGACCTGCACAAGATCCAGCGGGCAGACCTGCTGGAGGTGCTGGACATGTATCCGGCCTTTGCGGACAGCTTCTGGAGTAAGCTGGAGGTCACCTTCAACCTTCGGGAT GCAGCCGGGGGTCTCCACTCATCCCCCCGACAGGCTCCTGGCAGCCAAGACCACCAAGGTTTCTTTCTCAGTGACAACCAGTCAG ATGCAGCCCCTCCCCTGAGCATCTCAGATGCATCTGGCCTTTGGCCTGAGCTACTGCAGCAAATGCCCCCAAGGCGCAGCCCCCAAAGCCCTCAGGGAGACCCAGATTGCTGGCCTCTGAAGCTGGGCTCCAGGCTAGAGCAGCTCCAGGCCCAGATGAACAG GCTGGAGTCCCGCGTGTCCTCAGACCTCAGCCGCATCTTGCAGCTCCTCCAGCAGCCCATGTCCCAGGGCCACGCCAGCTACATTCTGGAAGCCCCTGCCTCCAATGACCTGGCCTTGTTTCCTATAGCCTCGGAGACGACGAGTCCAGGGCCCAGGCTGCCCCAGGGCTTTCTGCCTCCTGCACAG ACCCCAAGCTATGGAGACTTGGACGACTGTAGTCCAAAGCACAGGAACTCCTCCCCCAGGATGCCTCACCTGGCTGTGGCAACGGACAAAACTCTGGCACCATCCTCAGAACAGGAACAGCTTGAGGGACTCTGGTCACCCCTGGCCTCACCTCTACATCCCCCGGAAGTACAAGGACTCATCTGTGGTCCCcgcttctcctccctccctgaaCACCTTGGCTCTGTTCCCAAGCAGCTGGACTTCCAGAGACACGGCTCAGATCCTGGATTTGCAGGGAGTTGGGGCCACTGA
- the LOC129469664 gene encoding LOW QUALITY PROTEIN: angiotensin-converting enzyme-like protein Ace3 (The sequence of the model RefSeq protein was modified relative to this genomic sequence to represent the inferred CDS: substituted 4 bases at 4 genomic stop codons): protein MEQASDWPIASPSSAAVLVMGARWTCPGPSLLVLLCYGQLLPWLRIKGEHSLDDFHSETKAKIFLXFYDQTAEVVLNKFMEATWNYVTNMTRKNQEEMLHKDMERSQFMIYFGTQACLFKVAQFQDPDVNRMLSKLQNIDKAALPKDELWEYNKLLACMEMTYSMAQVCLNEGPCLSLEPELEEVMATSRDKEELLWAWQGWQDAMGRQICTTFKRYVELSNKAAQLNSYKDMGALWRSKYELDTLEQDLERLFQELRPLYLNLRRALHRHCGPELIDLRGPIPAHLLGNMWAQSWVNILDPVLPFPKKIPEDVTKIMKGQHXKPDKMLEEAETFFTSLALLPAPPSFWKKSMLMRPTDGREVECHTSAWNFYHNDFRIKNCTEVTTEGLLSIFHEMGHIQYFLQYKNLSIIFHAGANPAFEEAVGSVITLSASSHKHLLNIGLLSLXHQHSEDEVNFLMRIALEKIAFIPFGYLMDLFRWKVFDGTIWKDIYNQEWWNLRLKYQGLCPPVPRSEEDFDAGAKFHISAGVPYIQYFLSLVLQFQFYETLCKASGHMGPLHQCDIYNSKIAGKLLGDALKLDSSKPWPEVLKMLTGESEVSTKAPMTYFKPLLNWLVTENMHQGDILGWLDFSCSFEEKDTDKVIFLSLKLDPNQAKFGYXVLLALGFVVSLVVLGLACRLHSLKKQSLTQDTEIFSPLPNAYFLGIAMEPRQAAERQWMLLGLCLVLMLCSISLAIWIFTQ, encoded by the exons ATGGAGCAGGCTAGTGATTGGCCCATAGCCTCGCCCAGCTCTGCTGCTGTCTTGGTCATGGGAGCAAGGTGGACTTGCCCTGGACCTTCCCTACTTGTGCTCCTCTGTTATGGGCAGCTCTTGCCTTGGCTCAGGATCAAGGGTGAACATAGTTTAG ATGACTTCCACAGTGAGACCAAGGCCAAGATCTTCCTGTAGTTTTATGACCAAACAGCTGAAGTTGTGTTGAACAAGTTCATGGAGGCCACTTGGAACTATGTCACCAACATGACCAGGAAAAATCAGGAGGAGATG CTGCACAAGGACATGGAGAGGTCCCAGTTCATGATTTACTTTGGCACCCAGGCCTGCCTGTTTAAAGTCGCCCAGTTCCAGGACCCGGATGTGAATCGCATGCTGAGTAAGCTGCAGAACATAGACAAGGCAGCCCTGCCCAAGGACGAGCTGTGGGAG TATAACAAGCTTCTGGCCTGCATGGAGATGACATACAGTATGGCCCAGGTGTGCCTGAATGAGGGGCCCTGCCTGTCCCTGGAGCCTG AACTTGAAGAAGTCATGGCCACCTCCAGGGACAAAGAGGAGCTGCTGTGGGCCTGGCAGGGCTGGCAGGATGCCATGGGCCGCCAGATCTGCACCACCTTCAAGCGCTATGTGGAGCTCAGCAACAAGGCTGCACAGCTCAACA GTTACAAAGACATGGGGGCCTTGTGGCGCTCCAAGTATGAGTTGGATACCCTGGAGCAAGACCTAGAGCGGCTCTTCCAGGAGCTGCGGCCACTCTACCTGAACCTGCGCAGGGCCCTCCACCGCCACTGTGGGCCCGAGCTCATCGACCTGAGGGGGCCCATCCCTGCCCACCTCCTGG gGAACATGTGGGCTCAGTCCTGGGTCAACATCTTAGACCCGGTCCTGCCCTTCCCGAAGAAGATCCCCGAGGATGTCACAAAGATCATGAAAGGCCAG CACTAGAAGCCAGATAAAATGTTGGAAGAGGCTGAGACATTCTTCACCTCCTTGGCGCTGCTGCCCGCCCCACCCAGTTTCTGGAAAAAGTCGATGCTGATGAGGCCAACCGATGGGCGAGAGGTGGAGTGTCACACCTCTGCCTGGAACTTCTACCACAACGATTTCAG AATAAAGAATTGTACAGAAGTGACCACAGAAGGCCTGCTCTCCATCTTCCATGAGATGGGCCATATCCAGTACTTCCTGCAGTACAAGAACCTCTCAATCATCTTCCACGCAGGCGCCAACCCAGCCTTTGAAGAGGCTGTGGGGTCTGTGATCAccctctcagcctcctcccaCAAGCACCTGCTCAACATAGGCCTGCTCAGCCTCTAGCACCAGCACTCAG AGGATGAGGTCAATTTCCTGATGCGCATTGCCCTGGAGAAGATCGCCTTCATCCCCTTCGGCTACCTGATGGACCTGTTTCGCTGGAAGGTCTTTGACGGCACCATCTGGAAGGACATCTACAATCAGGAGTGGTGGAACCTCAG GCTGAAATACCAGGGCTTGTGCCCCCCTGTTCCTCGCTCAGAGGAAGACTTTGATGCAGGTGCCAAGTTCCACATTTCTGCTGGTGTGCCCTACATACA GTACTTCCTCAGTCTGGTGCTCCAGTTCCAGTTCTACGAAACACTGTGCAAAGCCTCGGGCCACATGGGTCCACTGCACCAGTGTGACATCTACAACTCCAAGATTGCCGGGAAGCTCCTGGG GGATGCTCTAAAGCTGGACTCAAGCAAGCCCTGGCCAGAGGTCCTAAAGATGCTGACTGGGGAGTCTGAGGTGTCTACAAAGGCCCCCATGACCTACTTCAAACCCCTACTGAACTGGCTGGTGACTGAGAACATGCACCAAGGGGACATCTTAGGCTGGCTGGACTTCAGCTGTTCCTTTGAAG AAAAAGACACAGACAAGGTGATATTCCTGAGTCTGAAGCTGGACCCCAACCAGGCTAAATTTGGGTACTGAGTGCTTCTGGCCCTGGGCTTTGTCGTGTCTCTGGTGGTGCTGGGGCTGGCCTGCAGGCTGCACTCCCTGAAAAAACAGTCACTGACTCAAGACACTGAGATATTTAGCCCACTGCCCAATGCCTACTTCCTGGGCATAGCCATGGAACCCCGCCAGGCTGCTGAAAGACAGTGGATGCTGCTGGGCCTCTGCCTTGTCCTGATGCTGTGCTCAATCAGCCTGGCCATCTGGATTTTCACACAGTAA